From the bacterium genome, the window ACAGAAAAGCAGCAAAAGGAGAGTCAGGAATCTGTCTAATCTCTTCATTATATAGCCTCTTGAGAACTGTATCGGGAGGAATGTTGAAGAGTTTAGCTACAAAATAGTACACATTCGCGTAATGCGCTGCAAGGTATATTGTTAGATTAGGCATAATGGTTATGCACGGTACATAAAATCATGTTAACAACTTGGTCCTGGACGGGCCGACGAGCCAACCGAGACCGACTACTCCTTATTGAAAGAAATGACAGCCAGCCTCCAAATCCATATATTCACCGCCTGATGGCAATTGACACCAAATCAACCGTCCTTGTAACCGGGGCCAGCGGCTCTCTCGGGAAACAGCTCCTCTATGAGCTGACGACCCAGGGATATCGTCCGATCGCCCAGGTTCGCGACAATTCCAAGACCGACTATATCGATTCGCTCGGATTGGAGAAGCGGGTCGCCGATATCCGCAACAAGCCGCAACTGGCGGAATTAGTGAAGGGTGTTGATGCCATCATTCATACCGTCGCGCTGGTAGATTTCCGACAGGATCGCCTGACCCAATTCACCGGCGTGAATACCTTCGGCGCGACCGATCTTTATCTCGCCGCCAGAGCGGCCGGTGTAAAACGATTTGTCCATGTCTCCAGCGTTGCGGCAGTCGGCGCGGTCCTTCGCACCAATGGTCCCGGACTCTCTCATCCAAACAGTCTGGCGAATGAAGAGCATGAGTTTAATCTGCGTCATCTGCAGATCCCCTATATCATGACCAAACGGGCCGCCGAAGAAGAACTGCTCAAACTCGCCGCACAGCCCGGCCCGGAACTGGTGATAGTCAATCCGTCGATCATGGTCGCCCCCTCGCGCACCGGCGACGATCGCGGCAAGGCAACCAAACGGTTCAACCAGCCGATCCTTCCCGGCATGCACAACTGGATGAATCTCGTCGATATCCGCGATGTTGCTCCCGCAATTGTTGCCGCGATGGTCAAGGGCCGGCCGGGCGAACGCTACATTCTCGGCGGTGACAATATCACCGAGCGTGATCTGATCCTCCATGTCTCCGCTCAGCTCAAGATCGCACCGCACATCTGGTCGATTCCGCGTGGCCTGGTGGATTTTGTCGGATGGTTCGCCGGGAGATACCACCACTTCCGTTCCAAATTCGGGTCCGGGCACAAGGTTTCGTTTTATCCCGATATCGTGAAAATGCTGGATTATGACTGGGCCTATTCCTCGCAGAAAGCGAAGACGGAACTCGGCTTCCGCTCCCGTTCGCTTTTCATCACGCTGAAAGATCTGCTGACAAACGATTTCCGCGGCACCTATCTGAAGCCGTAGAGATCTATCCGGGCACCGACATCCTGTAACTTGTGAGGCCTGAGATGACTGATCGAGTCTCTTCCTTGACCTTCGTATTCCTGATCGCGTTTCTGATTTTCGGTTCTTTGCCGATCGAG encodes:
- a CDS encoding NAD-dependent epimerase/dehydratase family protein, encoding MAIDTKSTVLVTGASGSLGKQLLYELTTQGYRPIAQVRDNSKTDYIDSLGLEKRVADIRNKPQLAELVKGVDAIIHTVALVDFRQDRLTQFTGVNTFGATDLYLAARAAGVKRFVHVSSVAAVGAVLRTNGPGLSHPNSLANEEHEFNLRHLQIPYIMTKRAAEEELLKLAAQPGPELVIVNPSIMVAPSRTGDDRGKATKRFNQPILPGMHNWMNLVDIRDVAPAIVAAMVKGRPGERYILGGDNITERDLILHVSAQLKIAPHIWSIPRGLVDFVGWFAGRYHHFRSKFGSGHKVSFYPDIVKMLDYDWAYSSQKAKTELGFRSRSLFITLKDLLTNDFRGTYLKP